Proteins found in one Salvia splendens isolate huo1 chromosome 10, SspV2, whole genome shotgun sequence genomic segment:
- the LOC121752963 gene encoding uncharacterized protein LOC121752963, producing the protein MDDQGQDKVDDTKDLQKSMTEALSPIEKMPTHLLQNIQGALDQKEAGRTALVSKLCKLAWWTMSTLDFNDMDYGDSLTGVATRVLDRYKDENLRVGSFRLWSHTINHNDARNLIRDAINLGARDLAICVGPVGTEKLVLPEEVLGSPTLVKLCVVGCQVDFRVEVKCKFLEMLHIADLSTYGDIFNDLILKCTKLEKVEMGYIVNMIQETNMLGPNWENMIGKTSLQSLDLVGVDPVENITRFEVWAKFPVLKSLEILDNYSNLNWAGVTICSPTLESISLNLFESELTQAKFEVPSIKEFEVVAKSTPGVESFKTNSVGWDCNLEIACVETTQAWFLDLKKLLKIFSSAVVQLTIRLNYTDAPPDFVFHAQEPKVLHRIKVLNIVASKEELVPGFLRSLGWYISTNTLYLGEQNRPDLLNDMQPLPPP; encoded by the coding sequence ATGGATGATCAAGGTCAAGATAAAGTGGATGATACCAAGGATCTGCAAAAATCGATGACTGAGGCTCTGTCTCCCATCGAAAAGATGCCAACCCATCTACTACAAAATATTCAAGGGGCACTAGACCAAAAAGAAGCGGGGCGAACCGCGCTTGTGTCAAAACTATGTAAGCTGGCTTGGTGGACTATGTCTACCCTCGACTTCAATGATATGGATTATGGGGACTCTCTTACTGGAGTGGCAACCAGGGTTTTGGATAGGTACAAAGATGAAAATCTGAGGGTGGGATCATTCAGGCTGTGGAGCCACACAATCAACCATAATGATGCAAGGAATTTAATTAGGGATGCAATCAATTTGGGGGCACGGGATTTGGCGATATGTGTGGGGCCTGTCGGTACAGAAAAGTTAGTACTTCCAGAAGAAGTTCTTGGCTCACCTACCCTGGTGAAGCTCTGCGTGGTGGGATGCCAGGTAGATTTTAGAGTTGAGGTAAAATGTAAATTCTTAGAAATGCTTCATATTGCTGATCTATCTACCTATGGAGACATATTCAATGACTTGATTTTGAAATGTACCAAACTGGAGAAAGTTGAAATGGGGTACATAGTAAATATGATTCAAGAAACAAATATGCTTGGCCCCAATTGGGAGAACATGATTGGAAAAACTAGTCTGCAATCCCTAGACCTGGTAGGTGTGGATCCTGTAGAAAATATTACTAGGTTTGAGGTGTGGGCTAAGTTTCCTGTGCTGAAATCACTAGAGATTCTAGACAATTACTCCAACCTTAATTGGGCTGGTGTAACAATTTGTAGCCCCACCTTGGAGAGTATCAGTCTTAATTTGTTTGAAAGTGAATTAACTCAAGCCAAGTTTGAAGTTCCAAGTATTAAAGAGTTCGAGGTGGTGGCTAAAAGCACACCGGGAGTTGAGTCCTTCAAGACAAATTCTGTTGGGTGGGATTGCAATTTGGAGATAGCCTGTGTGGAGACCACACAAGCTTGGTTTCTGGATTTGAAGAAGCTTTTGAAGATATTTAGCTCAGCTGTTGTGCAGCTAACAATCAGGCTCAACTATACGGATGCCCCCCCAGATTTTGTTTTTCATGCACAGGAACCAAAGGTTTTACACCGGATCAAAGTATTGAATATCGTAGCAAGTAAGGAAGAGCTTGTTCCTGGATTCCTACGTTCACTTGGATGGTACATCAGCACTAACACACTATACCTAGGTGAACAAAACAGGCCCGACCTACTCAACGACATGCAACCCTTACCACCTCCATAG
- the LOC121752903 gene encoding probable E3 ubiquitin-protein ligase ARI8 isoform X2 gives MKMIYGNAKKKVSPRFPPSSRYQGLLLAFCSAIITDEEKVRKTVGLLESGTPLPDDLELTCGICFENYPRDRMRAVACGHPFCILCWQGYIRTSINDGPGCLNLRCPDPTCSAAVGHDMVNELASKDDEKKYIRYFLRSFIEDNRKTKWCPAPGCDYAVDFTVGGGNFDVTCHCAHSFCWNCVEEAHRPVDCGTVSKWIMKNSAESENMNWILANSKPCPKCKRPIEKNQGCMHITCTPPCKFEFCWLCLGAWSEHGERTGGFYACNRYEVAKQGGVYDEAEKRREMAKNSLERYTHYYERWATNQSSRQRAIENLHQMQTVHLEKLSDKQRQPESQLKFIIEAWQQIVECRRVLKWTYAYGFYLNEQELARKQFFEYLQGEAESGLERLHQCAEKEFQVYLNSEGPSQEFNEFKTKLAGLTSVTKNYFENLVRALENGLSDVDSHTVSSRAGSSQAAGGGSGKGRSSKGKGSTSSRSSSSRNIDDSGHWSCEHCTYANVRSSTVCEMCQRHR, from the exons ATGAAGATGATATACGGCAACGCCAAGAAGAAAGTATCACCCAGATTTCCACCGTCCTCTCGATATCAAGGGTTGCTGCTAGCATTTTGCTCCGCCATTATAACTG ATGAAGAAAAGGTCCGCAAAACTGTTGGTTTGTTGGAGAGTGGCACTCCCCTTCCTGATGATCTAGAG CTAACTTGTGGGATTTGCTTTGAAAATTATCCACGTGATAGAATGAGAGCTGTCGCCTGTGGCCATCCCTTTTGCATTTTGTGTTGGCAAG GGTATATTAGAACATCCATTAATGATGGACCTGGATGTTTGAATTTGCGGTGTCCTGATCCAACTTGTAGTgcagctgttggccatgatatGGTGAATGAGTTGGCTTCTAAAGATGATGAAAAGAAATATATTCGCTACTTTTTGAGATCATTTATTGAAGATAATAGAAAG ACAAAGTGGTGCCCAGCACCAGGTTGTGATTATGCTGTGGATTTTACTGTTGGTGGTGGAAACTTTGATGTCACTTGCCATTGCGCGCACAGTTTTTGCTGGAAT TGTGTTGAGGAAGCCCATCGCCCAGTTGATTGTGGAACTGTGTCCAAGTGGATAATGAAGAATAGTGCTGAGTCTGAGAATATGAATTG GATATTGGCTAATTCTAAACCTTGTCCCAAGTGCAAGCGGCCGATTGAGAAGAATCAAGGGTGCATGCATATTACATGCACACCACCATGTAAATTTGAGTTTTGTTG GTTATGCCTTGGTGCATGGTCAGAACATGGAGAAAGGACTGGTGGTTTCTATGCATGCAACCGTTATGAAGTAGCCAAGCAAGGAGGAGTG TATGATGAAGCTGAAAAACGGAGAGAGATGGCTAAAAATTCCTTAGAAAGATATACACATTATTATGAAAGATGGGCTACAAACCAATCG TCTAGGCAACGAGCAATTGAGAATCTACATCAGATGCAAACAGTACAT CTAGAGAAGCTAAGTGATAAACAACGCCAGCCTGAGTCCCAGCTTAAGTTCATTATAGAGGCTTGGCAGCAG ATTGTTGAATGTAGGAGAGTCCTAAAATGGACCTATGCATATGGATTTTATTTAAACGAGCAGGAACTTGCTAGGAAGCAGTTCTTTGAGTATCTACAAG GTGAGGCGGAGTCTGGTTTGGAACGGCTTCATCAGTGTGCGGAGAAGGAATTTCAGGTCTACCTCAATTCTGAAGGTCCTTCACAGGAGTTCAATGAATTTAAAACAAAGTTGGCTGGATTGACTAG TGTAACCAAGAATTACTTTGAGAACCTCGTCCGAGCTTTGGAGAACGGTCTATCCGACGTGGACTCTCACACTGTGAGCAGTCGGGCAGGCAGCTCCCAGGCTGCGGGAGGCGGAAGTGGCAAAGGAAGAAGCAGCAAGGGCAAGGGAAGTACATCATCTAGATCAAGCAGTTCTAGAAACATAGACGATTCCGGCCATTGGTCTTGTGAACATTGCACCTATGCCAATGTGAGGTCATCAACTGTCTGTGAGATGTGCCAACGCCACCGGTGA
- the LOC121752903 gene encoding probable E3 ubiquitin-protein ligase ARI8 isoform X1 → MDSDDEMAAAMMEDSCDDEDFYDGGGDGDEDSDPDSAVVSYDGLMDHDSDDFDDLSSSQPIYYHRSQNFIILNEDDIRQRQEESITQISTVLSISRVAASILLRHYNWSVSKVNDEWFADEEKVRKTVGLLESGTPLPDDLELTCGICFENYPRDRMRAVACGHPFCILCWQGYIRTSINDGPGCLNLRCPDPTCSAAVGHDMVNELASKDDEKKYIRYFLRSFIEDNRKTKWCPAPGCDYAVDFTVGGGNFDVTCHCAHSFCWNCVEEAHRPVDCGTVSKWIMKNSAESENMNWILANSKPCPKCKRPIEKNQGCMHITCTPPCKFEFCWLCLGAWSEHGERTGGFYACNRYEVAKQGGVYDEAEKRREMAKNSLERYTHYYERWATNQSSRQRAIENLHQMQTVHLEKLSDKQRQPESQLKFIIEAWQQIVECRRVLKWTYAYGFYLNEQELARKQFFEYLQGEAESGLERLHQCAEKEFQVYLNSEGPSQEFNEFKTKLAGLTSVTKNYFENLVRALENGLSDVDSHTVSSRAGSSQAAGGGSGKGRSSKGKGSTSSRSSSSRNIDDSGHWSCEHCTYANVRSSTVCEMCQRHR, encoded by the exons ATGGATTCTGATGATGAGATGGCAGCGGCGATGATGGAAGATTCGTGCGACGACGAGGACTTCTACGACGGCGGTGGAGATGGAGACGAAGATTCCGACCCGGACAGCGCCGTTGTAAGCTACGACGGCTTGATGGACCACGACTCAGACGATTTCGATGATCTATCCTCCTCTCAACCGATATACTATCATAGGTCACAG aatttcATCATTTTAAATGAAGATGATATACGGCAACGCCAAGAAGAAAGTATCACCCAGATTTCCACCGTCCTCTCGATATCAAGGGTTGCTGCTAGCATTTTGCTCCGCCATTATAACTG GAGTGTTAGTAAAGTGAATGATGAATGGTTTGCAGATGAAGAAAAGGTCCGCAAAACTGTTGGTTTGTTGGAGAGTGGCACTCCCCTTCCTGATGATCTAGAG CTAACTTGTGGGATTTGCTTTGAAAATTATCCACGTGATAGAATGAGAGCTGTCGCCTGTGGCCATCCCTTTTGCATTTTGTGTTGGCAAG GGTATATTAGAACATCCATTAATGATGGACCTGGATGTTTGAATTTGCGGTGTCCTGATCCAACTTGTAGTgcagctgttggccatgatatGGTGAATGAGTTGGCTTCTAAAGATGATGAAAAGAAATATATTCGCTACTTTTTGAGATCATTTATTGAAGATAATAGAAAG ACAAAGTGGTGCCCAGCACCAGGTTGTGATTATGCTGTGGATTTTACTGTTGGTGGTGGAAACTTTGATGTCACTTGCCATTGCGCGCACAGTTTTTGCTGGAAT TGTGTTGAGGAAGCCCATCGCCCAGTTGATTGTGGAACTGTGTCCAAGTGGATAATGAAGAATAGTGCTGAGTCTGAGAATATGAATTG GATATTGGCTAATTCTAAACCTTGTCCCAAGTGCAAGCGGCCGATTGAGAAGAATCAAGGGTGCATGCATATTACATGCACACCACCATGTAAATTTGAGTTTTGTTG GTTATGCCTTGGTGCATGGTCAGAACATGGAGAAAGGACTGGTGGTTTCTATGCATGCAACCGTTATGAAGTAGCCAAGCAAGGAGGAGTG TATGATGAAGCTGAAAAACGGAGAGAGATGGCTAAAAATTCCTTAGAAAGATATACACATTATTATGAAAGATGGGCTACAAACCAATCG TCTAGGCAACGAGCAATTGAGAATCTACATCAGATGCAAACAGTACAT CTAGAGAAGCTAAGTGATAAACAACGCCAGCCTGAGTCCCAGCTTAAGTTCATTATAGAGGCTTGGCAGCAG ATTGTTGAATGTAGGAGAGTCCTAAAATGGACCTATGCATATGGATTTTATTTAAACGAGCAGGAACTTGCTAGGAAGCAGTTCTTTGAGTATCTACAAG GTGAGGCGGAGTCTGGTTTGGAACGGCTTCATCAGTGTGCGGAGAAGGAATTTCAGGTCTACCTCAATTCTGAAGGTCCTTCACAGGAGTTCAATGAATTTAAAACAAAGTTGGCTGGATTGACTAG TGTAACCAAGAATTACTTTGAGAACCTCGTCCGAGCTTTGGAGAACGGTCTATCCGACGTGGACTCTCACACTGTGAGCAGTCGGGCAGGCAGCTCCCAGGCTGCGGGAGGCGGAAGTGGCAAAGGAAGAAGCAGCAAGGGCAAGGGAAGTACATCATCTAGATCAAGCAGTTCTAGAAACATAGACGATTCCGGCCATTGGTCTTGTGAACATTGCACCTATGCCAATGTGAGGTCATCAACTGTCTGTGAGATGTGCCAACGCCACCGGTGA
- the LOC121751995 gene encoding putative metallophosphoesterase At3g03305 has protein sequence MANASVIIAVFLLLFFAIPSAIASGDGAKRRVIDAEGSPDDLVWVVQLSDLHFSVHHPHRAQDFIDFVGPALSFIKPSLVLLTGDLTDGKSKDMLTMKQDEEEWIEYQKVMQDVVDRSGLGQRAFYDIRGNHDNFGVPATGGSLDFFSRYSISSQQQRGGKVNSITIQTSKRKVLFVGIDSTMDSGLRGPTNLFGHPTDELLAEINSELLQWDSRSAQPVTKVSFGHFTLSFSAASKTGKTLKDIFIDRSLAAYICGHLHIKFGKNLKRHHHSSGRAQHSKQLLQLNGHRLASENASSCRDTDTRSDGFWEWEIGDWRRSRAMRVLAIDRGHMSFVDVNFTSGAKKTIILPTYPLDSRFSSSSNYKCDPSTYGHIRALVFSASPIISVEAKVYDSSSGSLIVVLDTPMKLLDGSRGDLYVAPWHVQAFEDPSPDRYVLQIEATDFKGRTTTTELRPFSVTGVPSQFKWGWAEFFVLGCQWDSLYHPILWGIYSFALSALLIPRALLFFSRRHFTYINFRTNKSFINGLLWISTELYSIPAVSFCMIGYLLYLALCPWLYGQALSEEGERAFMTYRGWVVSRFSFLEKMDFLGSPDVMVVVLPHLIFVVLPALVTITLLATESSVHRDYLLSISSKKKDGSDNRNKKYASQNNSGNKSTEPKRRWIRRLFLVVSLAIFWKHFKNCEALVKAYEMNPVIHFPLYSLTVPLLLVYSIWRTGRNMNTTST, from the exons atggCAAATGCGAGTGTGATCATCGCCGTATTTCTGCTTCTCTTCTTCGCAATTCCATCGGCGATCGCCTCCGGAGACGGAGCCAAGCGGCGAGTGATAGACGCGGAAGGGTCTCCGGATGATCTGGTGTGGGTGGTGCAGCTGTCGGATCTCCACTTCAGCGTGCACCACCCTCACCGGGCTCAGGATTTCATCGATTTCGTGGGGCCCGCCCTCTCCTTCATCAAGCCTTCTCTCGTCCTCCTCACTGGGGATCTCACTG ATGGTAAAAGCAAGGATATGTTGACAATGAAACAAGACGAAGAGGAATGGATTGAGTACCAGAAAGTGATGCAGGATGTTGTCGACAGAAGTGGACTTGGCCAGAGAGCCTTTTATGATATTCGAGGGAACCATGATAATTTTGGTGTTCCTGCCACTGGCGGATCCCTTGATTTTTTCTCGAGATACAGCATCAGTTCGCAGCAACAAAGAGGCGGGAAGGTCAACAGCATCACCATTCAG ACCAGCAAAAGGAAAGTTCTTTTCGTTGGGATTGACAGCACGATGGATTCTGGATTACGAGGCCCCACCAACCTGTTTGGTCACCCTACAGATGAGCTGTTGGCAGAAATAAATTCTGAACTCTTACAGTGGGATTCTCGTTCTGCTCAACCGGTCACCAAGGTATCATTTGGTCATTTCACCCTTTCATTTTCGGCTGCCTCGAAGACTGGAAAGACCTTGAAGGATATATTTATAGATCGCTCTTTAGCTGCCTACATATGTGGGCATTTGCACATAAAATTTGGAAAGAATCTAAAGCGGCATCATCACTCAAGTGGCCGTGCTCAACATTCCAAACAGTTGCTCCAGTTAAATGGCCACCGATTAGCTTCAGAGAATGCCTCTAGTTGTCGCGATACTGATACAAGAAGTGACGGATTCTGGGAATGGGAAATAGGTGACTGGAGGAGGAGTCGAGCCATGCGAGTTTTAGCTATTGATAGAGGCCATATGTCATTTGTTGATGTCAACTTCACATCAGGAGCCAAGAAAACTATCATATTGCCAACGTATCCTCTGGACTCACGTTTCTCTTCATCGTCAAACTATAAATGTGACCCATCTACCTATGGACACATCAGAGCTCTGGTGTTTTCTGCTTCTCCAATTATATCAGTTGAAGCTAAGGTATACGACTCTAGCTCCGGAAGTCTTATTGTGGTGTTGGATACGCCAATGAAACTACTTGATGGGTCCCGTGGTGACCTTTATGTTGCCCCATGGCATGTTCAAGCATTCGAGGACCCTTCTCCCGACAGATACGTGCTTCAAATAGAGGCAACTGATTTCAAGGGTAGGACGACAACCACTGAACTTAGGCCATTCTCAGTAACTGGTGTCCCTTCCCAGTTTAAATGGGGCTGGGCAGAGTTCTTTGTGTTGGGTTGTCAATGGGACTCGTTATACCATCCGATACTCTGGGGTATTTACTCTTTTGCCCTTTCAGCTCTTCTAATTCCAAGAGCGCTCCTTTTCTTTTCGAGAAGGCACTTTACATACATAAATTTCAGAACCAACAAAAGCTTCATAAACGGCCTTCTCTGGATATCTACAGAACTATATAGCATTCCCGCAGTCTCGTTCTGCATGATTGGCTACTTGCTTTACCTTGCATTATGCCCTTGGCTTTATGGACAAGCTCTTAGCGAAGAAGGAGAACGAGCATTCATGACTTACAGAGGTTGGGTTGTGTCAAGATTCAGTTTTCTGGAAAAGATGGATTTTCTTGGATCTCCCGATGTGATGGTGGTGGTTCTTCCACATCTCATTTTTGTAGTTTTGCCAGCATTAGTGACGATCACGCTGTTGGCTACTGAAAGTAGTGTACATCGCGATTATCTTCTCTCTATTTCGAGTAAAAAGAAGGATGGCTCAGATAATCGAAACAAAAAATATGCATCACAAAATAACAGTGGCAACAAGTCAACAGAACCCAAGAGGCGTTGGATTAGGAGACTATTCCTTGTGGTCTCTTTGGCTATATTTTGGAAGCATTTCAAG AACTGTGAAGCTCTGGTGAAAGCATACGAGATGAACCCGGTCATCCATTTCCCACTCTACAGCCTTACAGTTCCTCTGCTGCTCGTTTATAGCATCTGGAGAACCGGGAGAAACATGAACACGACGTCCACATAG
- the LOC121751996 gene encoding ycf20-like protein, with translation MTSRMDMILLQSMSLVNKRCVLPRHSCGFQNLIDSQNLSRQTQKLDSACRNSSLSSRRGCGVAFALNTDGFTANNDNRDNSALGETRLGRIVSAGGRELLSKLNSARKNFPMKVFLLLFGFYTANALATILGQTGDWDVLVAGVVVAAIEGIGMLMYKKPMTTGRLQSLVVLINYWKAGICLGLFVDAFKLGS, from the exons ATGACCAGCCGAATGGATATGATATTGTTGCAGTCCATGTCCCTCGTTAACAAAAGATGCGTGCTTCCCAGGCATAGTTGTGGCTTTCAGAATCTTATCGATTCACAAAACTTATCAAGACAAACTCAAAAACTTGATTCAGCTTGTAGAAACAG TTCCCTGTCGAGTAGACGAGGATGTGGGGTAGCATTTGCATTGAACACTGATGGATTCACAGCCAACAACGACAACAGAGACAACTCTGCTCTTGGCGAAACTCGTTTGGGGAGGATAGTTAGTGCAGGTGGAAGGGAGTTACTGAGTAAACTGAACTCTGCTAGGAAAAACTTCCCCATGAAGGTTTTTCTCCTGCTCTTTGGCTTCTACACGGCTAATGCTCTTGCAACAATCCTTGGCCAGACAGGTGACTGGGATGTGCTCGTAGCTGGAGTAGTAGTAGCTGCAATCGAGGGAATTGGAATGCTCATGTACAAAAAGCCCATGACAACAGGGAGACTGCAGTCTCTAGTGGTATTGATCAACTATTGGAAAGCCGGTATTTGCTTAGGCTTATTCGTTGATGCTTTTAAGCTAGGTAGTTAA
- the LOC121751751 gene encoding AP2-like ethylene-responsive transcription factor BBM — MSSMNNWLGFSLSPQELQDQQHPNHQSLGFNSDEISNTQISNESCFDSAIPSLNLPAPHFGILEAFNGNPHSQDWNMNDMNMNTFSCSSQNLEDENRPKLENFLGVNHQEHKYQLTMYQDSEASASNNGLPMITNWLTNSPAPPHAAESSEAAAPAAAAQTLSLSMSTGSQSSSPLPSDNKLGNAAAEGGAAIEPVPRRSIDTFGQRTSIYRGVTRHRWTGRYEAHLWDNSCRREGQSRKGRQVYLGGYDKEDKAARAYDLAALKYWGTTTTTNFPISNYEKEIEDMKNMTRQEFVASIRRKSSGFSRGASIYRGVTRHHQHGRWQARIGRVAGNKDLYLGTFSTEEEAAEAYDIAAIKFRGLNAVTNFEINRYDVKSILESSTHPIRGAAKRLKDAENAEMAQDLHRASEANLSLHLTEGQMSGFGSSSSNAHGWPTVAFQQAQPLSMYPYGHQMLWCKQEHDPYVGQAYNEINHQLQLGINPQNFLQPSSLHNIMGLDSSNIEHSSGSNSAVYGNSGGADGSMVPTMGAMVVQDGDQSLDYESMFGSADAYQQARNLYYHSQQSSSNLAKATNNLYDQGSTSTNWIPTAVPTGSASARANNSPENQGASTLTVWNDT, encoded by the exons ATGTCTTCAATGAATAATTGGTTgggattctctctctctcctcaagAACTCCAAGATCAGCAACACCCTAATCATCAAAGCTTAGGTTTCAACTCAGATGAAATCTCAAACACACAGATTTCTAATGAATCATGCTTTGATTCTGCCATTCCCTCTCTAAACCTACCTGCTCCACACTTTGGCATTCTTGAAGCTTTCAATGGAAACCCTCACTCTCAAG ATTGGAACATGAATGATATGAACATGAACACATTCTCATGCAGCAGCCAGAATCTTGAGGATGAAAACAGGCCAAAACTAGAAAATTTTCTTGGTGTGAATCACCAAGAACACAAATATCAGCTCACTATGTATCAAGATTCTGAGGCCTCAGCTTCAAACAATGGTCTGCCCATGATCACAAACTGGCTCACAAACAGCCCTGCGCCGCCGCATGCGGCAGAGAGTAGCGAGGCGGCGGCGCCAGCAGCTGCCGCACAGACGCTGTCGCTTTCGATGAGCACAGGCTCCCAATCCAGCTCACCTCTCCCATCTGATAACAAACTGGGAAATGCGGCTGCCGAGGGAGGCGCCGCCATTGAGCCTGTGCCTAGGAGATCTATTGACACATTTGGACAAAGAACTTCGATCTACCGAGGTGTGACGAG GCATAGATGGACAGGGAGATATGAAGCACATTTGTGGGATAATAGTTGCAGAAGAGAGGGACAAAGCCGGAAAGGAAGGCAAG TCTACTTAG GAGGTTATGATAAGGAAGATAAAGCTGCTAGAGCTTATGATTTAGCAGCACTTAAATACTGGGGCACTACCACTACTACAAATTTTCCT ATTAGTAACTATGAGAAGGAAATTGAGGACATGAAGAATATGACAAGGCAGGAATTTGTGGCATCAATTAGAAG AAAAAGCAGTGGATTCTCTCGTGGTGCATCCATTTATAGAGGAGTTACAAG ACATCATCAGCATGGGAGATGGCAAGCAAGAATAGGCAGAGTTGCAGGCAACAAAGATCTCTACTTGGGCACTTTCA GCACGGAGGAGGAAGCTGCAGAGGCGTACGACATCGCGGCGATCAAATTCCGCGGCCTGAACGCGGTCACAAACTTTGAAATAAACCGGTACGACGTGAAGAGCATACTCGAGAGCAGCACTCATCCTATCCGAGGCGCAGCGAAGCGCCTCAAGGACGCTGAGAACGCAGAAATGGCTCAGGACCTGCACCGTGCCAGCGAGGCGAACTTGAGCCTGCACCTCACTGAGGGGCAGatgagcgggttcgggagcagcagcagcaacgcTCATGGATGGCCGACTGTGGCGTTCCAGCAGGCTCAGCCGTTGAGCATGTACCCTTACGGTCATCAGATGCTGTGGTGCAAGCAGGAGCACGATCCTTACGTTGGTCAAGCCTACAACGAGATCAACCATCAGCTTCAATTGGGGATTAACCCGCAGAATTTCTTGCAGCCGTCTTCCCTGCACAATATAATGGGGCTAGATTCCTCCAACATTGAGCACAGCTCAGGTTCTAACAGCGCTGTGTATGGTAACAGCGGAGGTGCTGACGGGAGCATGGTGCCAACGATGGGGGCTATGGTTGTTCAAGATGGGGACCAGAGTCTTGATTATGAGAGCATGTTTGGATCAGCAGATGCATATCAGCAGGCAAGAAACCTCTACTACCACTCTCAGCAATCGTCATCAAATCTTGCAAAGGCAACCAATAATCTCTATGATCAAGGCTCGACTTCCACTAACTGGATCCCAACTGCTGTCCCAACTGGCTCCGCCAGTGCAAGGGCGAACAACTCGCCCGAGAATCAAGGAGCCTCGACTTTAACAGTGTGGAACGACACATGA